One Thermoplasma volcanium GSS1 genomic window carries:
- a CDS encoding TIGR00304 family membrane protein, with amino-acid sequence MNLFRLGYILIIIGVIALVGLAALGQAHFALFVIFPVIYGTGLSVIPFLIIFLGIVIMFFAPFTMGGRYEYKEPQDYVNKMEEEQEEKRKSSFGGLIMIGPIPIIFGNNKTIVYVSIAIAILILLVFILYYFGR; translated from the coding sequence ATGAATCTCTTTAGGCTAGGTTACATACTTATCATAATTGGTGTTATTGCCCTAGTTGGCCTGGCTGCATTAGGTCAGGCCCATTTTGCACTTTTTGTTATTTTCCCGGTAATATACGGCACCGGTCTCTCCGTGATACCATTCCTCATAATATTCTTGGGAATAGTTATCATGTTCTTTGCCCCTTTTACAATGGGCGGGCGATACGAATACAAGGAACCACAAGACTACGTGAATAAAATGGAAGAAGAACAGGAGGAAAAGAGAAAATCCTCCTTTGGTGGCCTCATAATGATAGGCCCAATACCTATCATATTTGGAAACAACAAGACTATAGTCTATGTATCGATAGCCATAGCCATACTCATATTGCTAGTTTTCATCCTGTATTATTTCGGAAGATAG
- a CDS encoding sugar phosphate nucleotidyltransferase, giving the protein MTVKGVLMAGGKGTRLRPITYSIPKPLVPVAGKPVISYILDSFYNAGVKDIIITTGYKFEALIKGVLENKFSDQNILFSVEKDPAGTAGGVKLAENFIDDTFVVGSGDILIDFDVSKMIEEHKKRGANITIALTRVDDPSQFGIAEVDDEGYVKRFLEKPKKSETFSNTINAGVYVIEPSVLEYIPKGVQFDFAKDLFPKAMANGIKIYTYEINGVWLDAGRPGDLIKANQIMVDKYGDRNINGSRMILKARIPDGVNVSGPTYIGEGVAIGKGSSIDSSTIYEGVQIGNDVEIKNSVIMSSCRILDGSKISDSVIMQNTVIGEACEIRNSVLSQKLNLQKGSRVFDVALSSEIIQDEN; this is encoded by the coding sequence ATGACCGTCAAGGGAGTTCTGATGGCAGGTGGCAAGGGCACAAGGCTTAGGCCCATTACATATTCGATACCAAAACCTCTCGTTCCGGTGGCAGGAAAACCGGTGATATCCTACATATTAGATTCATTCTATAACGCAGGTGTCAAGGACATAATAATAACAACTGGATATAAGTTCGAAGCGCTTATAAAGGGCGTACTAGAAAACAAATTCTCCGACCAGAATATATTGTTTTCAGTGGAGAAAGATCCCGCAGGAACAGCAGGTGGTGTTAAATTGGCAGAGAACTTCATAGACGACACTTTTGTCGTTGGAAGCGGTGACATACTTATCGATTTCGACGTCTCTAAGATGATAGAGGAGCACAAGAAGAGGGGGGCTAACATAACAATCGCCCTTACTAGGGTTGATGATCCGTCCCAGTTTGGCATAGCTGAAGTTGACGATGAAGGCTATGTCAAAAGGTTCCTTGAAAAGCCAAAGAAGTCAGAAACTTTTTCGAATACCATAAACGCAGGTGTTTATGTGATCGAACCATCTGTATTGGAATACATACCAAAGGGCGTACAGTTTGACTTTGCCAAGGATCTATTTCCAAAGGCTATGGCGAATGGCATCAAGATATATACTTACGAAATAAATGGCGTCTGGTTAGATGCGGGCAGGCCAGGGGATCTTATAAAAGCAAACCAGATAATGGTTGATAAATACGGCGATAGGAATATAAATGGCAGCAGGATGATATTAAAGGCAAGAATACCGGATGGCGTTAACGTAAGCGGCCCGACTTACATTGGAGAAGGGGTAGCCATAGGCAAGGGATCGTCCATAGACTCTTCGACTATATACGAAGGAGTTCAAATAGGCAATGATGTGGAGATAAAGAACTCGGTGATAATGTCATCTTGCAGAATACTGGATGGATCAAAAATATCCGATTCGGTTATAATGCAGAACACGGTCATAGGTGAGGCCTGTGAGATTAGAAATAGCGTACTTTCCCAAAAATTAAACCTGCAAAAAGGCTCCAGGGTATTTGATGTGGCCCTATCTTCCGAAATAATACAGGATGAAAACTAG
- a CDS encoding cytochrome ubiquinol oxidase subunit I, whose amino-acid sequence MAFITTFDRLLFAYSIGVHIILVTMSISTIVVLSVAEYLGIKYKDKYYDLLAKRLAKVFTIFFAIGTASGIVMAAELVILFPKFFSVVAAVAMVPFYLEIFAFMTETIFLIIYIYYWDFFKNRITHWILTFFIGAGTLGSAAFIVMVNAWMNTPNGFNIGVYEKTGAITDVNPWASLNSPSFMSEIAHVVPVTLLAGTMLIGGYFAYRYLKAREGEDRTFYKKGMKLTSALSMAYVILAGVSGSLAASDLIVNQPLKYSAIELNYLGGRAFEPEKLFGTIVNGHVVGAIKIPGLQSFLAGTGNPAYVIPKGLAYYPQSMWPPLIVHSLFDLMVGFGILIGLFLLAYLIMWILRSEPYSNRIMAGIYIILGFLAMFTMEDGWVVDEVGRQPWIIYNVMYVYQAINTSTSMIGPGIAMMAFYTLLIPVSFYFSARVFNRDSVSKEISASGSTTGVNF is encoded by the coding sequence ATGGCGTTTATAACGACTTTTGATAGGCTTCTCTTTGCTTATTCCATCGGTGTCCACATAATACTTGTCACCATGAGCATATCTACGATCGTTGTGCTCAGTGTTGCGGAATACCTTGGAATAAAGTATAAGGATAAGTACTATGATCTGCTTGCGAAGAGGCTCGCCAAAGTCTTTACAATTTTCTTTGCCATAGGAACAGCGAGCGGCATAGTAATGGCCGCAGAACTTGTGATACTATTCCCCAAATTTTTCAGTGTAGTAGCTGCAGTTGCAATGGTGCCATTCTACCTTGAGATATTCGCTTTCATGACGGAAACAATATTCCTTATAATATACATCTATTACTGGGATTTCTTCAAAAATAGGATAACCCATTGGATACTCACCTTTTTCATAGGCGCTGGGACACTAGGCTCAGCTGCGTTTATAGTAATGGTGAACGCCTGGATGAATACACCTAACGGCTTCAATATAGGTGTTTACGAAAAGACTGGTGCAATAACAGATGTGAACCCATGGGCATCTCTTAATTCACCGTCCTTTATGTCTGAGATAGCACATGTTGTCCCAGTTACGCTTCTTGCTGGTACCATGCTTATAGGAGGATACTTCGCCTACAGATACCTCAAGGCTAGAGAAGGCGAAGACAGGACTTTCTATAAGAAGGGCATGAAGTTAACGTCTGCGTTATCCATGGCCTACGTTATCCTTGCCGGAGTATCTGGTTCTCTTGCTGCCAGCGATCTTATAGTTAACCAACCCCTTAAATACTCGGCTATAGAACTCAACTACCTTGGAGGCAGGGCCTTTGAACCGGAGAAACTCTTCGGCACAATTGTTAACGGCCATGTAGTCGGAGCAATAAAGATACCTGGTCTACAGAGTTTCCTCGCAGGTACTGGAAATCCTGCCTATGTGATTCCAAAGGGCTTGGCATACTATCCACAGTCCATGTGGCCCCCACTTATCGTCCACTCTTTATTCGATTTGATGGTAGGCTTCGGTATACTGATCGGCCTGTTTCTCCTTGCATACCTTATAATGTGGATACTTAGATCTGAGCCATATTCTAATAGAATCATGGCCGGAATTTACATAATCCTCGGTTTCTTGGCTATGTTTACGATGGAGGATGGTTGGGTCGTTGACGAAGTCGGAAGGCAACCGTGGATAATATACAACGTAATGTACGTATATCAAGCGATAAATACCTCCACCTCAATGATCGGGCCGGGTATTGCAATGATGGCATTCTACACATTGCTCATCCCAGTCTCATTCTACTTTTCTGCAAGGGTATTCAATAGAGATAGCGTTTCAAAGGAGATATCTGCTAGTGGGTCGACAACAGGAGTAAATTTCTGA
- a CDS encoding TenA family protein, with amino-acid sequence MIAEDLKRRAEDLWEKYVKHEFVERMRDDTLPVDSFKFYLVQDSLYVEEMVRSVIRAAASMPFDMAYEILSKIVLNRDKGMEVHGQLERELGITGKGKMTMTTYSYTRHLIYASTLGWPQFLAAWTPCMWGYSFIGKYVVATKNMYFKRWAEFYASDDYMERVSVILKSLDRFNGDASELSDLFKASVKYEIMFWQSALDNEPTI; translated from the coding sequence ATGATAGCTGAAGATCTTAAAAGACGTGCAGAAGACCTTTGGGAGAAATACGTTAAGCACGAATTTGTAGAGAGGATGCGTGACGATACTTTACCGGTTGATTCATTTAAGTTCTACTTAGTGCAGGACTCCCTGTACGTTGAAGAAATGGTAAGATCAGTGATAAGGGCTGCAGCATCCATGCCATTTGATATGGCGTATGAAATACTTTCTAAAATTGTTTTGAACAGAGACAAGGGCATGGAGGTTCATGGCCAACTTGAACGGGAACTCGGAATCACTGGCAAGGGGAAGATGACAATGACGACATATTCCTACACTAGGCACCTAATATATGCATCAACTCTTGGATGGCCGCAGTTTTTGGCCGCTTGGACTCCATGCATGTGGGGTTATTCCTTTATAGGGAAATACGTGGTGGCTACAAAGAATATGTATTTTAAGAGATGGGCCGAGTTTTATGCATCTGATGATTATATGGAGAGGGTTTCGGTAATCCTAAAGTCCCTGGATAGGTTCAATGGTGACGCATCAGAGTTGTCTGATCTATTCAAAGCAAGTGTAAAATATGAGATCATGTTTTGGCAGTCGGCCCTGGACAATGAACCTACAATATAA
- a CDS encoding alpha/beta fold hydrolase, whose translation MVDESYVDVSGVSVHYRFSKGSKPRKNLVIVDVNGKREWDGIRFIERIQEWGISVYYPDYPDALDSKDTLSSKSADYVKLSPKFYSDFIYSLHLKNTMLIGSGVNGDVALRCAMEYPERCSNIIVINAPGYDDYKIELYKVQKPVLLIWGDSGGYQSIMRGQSYHDLISDSVFKVFDKSAEPHVDKTEKFYSLLKNYIAED comes from the coding sequence ATGGTAGATGAGTCCTACGTTGATGTTTCCGGTGTAAGCGTTCATTACAGGTTTAGCAAAGGATCTAAACCTAGAAAGAACCTCGTGATCGTGGATGTCAACGGAAAAAGGGAGTGGGACGGGATAAGATTCATAGAACGCATACAGGAATGGGGAATAAGCGTTTATTATCCGGATTATCCTGATGCATTGGATTCTAAAGACACCCTATCATCCAAAAGCGCAGATTATGTAAAGTTAAGCCCAAAGTTCTATAGCGACTTTATCTATTCTCTCCACCTCAAAAACACTATGTTAATTGGTTCTGGAGTGAATGGTGATGTAGCACTGCGGTGTGCAATGGAGTATCCTGAGAGGTGTAGCAATATAATCGTAATAAACGCACCTGGTTACGATGACTACAAGATCGAGTTATACAAAGTTCAGAAACCTGTGCTGTTGATATGGGGTGACTCCGGCGGATATCAGAGCATCATGAGGGGCCAATCCTATCATGATTTGATATCGGATTCTGTATTTAAGGTATTCGATAAATCTGCTGAACCTCATGTCGATAAGACTGAAAAATTCTATTCACTTTTGAAAAACTACATTGCGGAGGATTGA
- a CDS encoding molybdenum cofactor biosynthesis protein MoaE encodes MINTYVEITEKDINPLDLINRVRRPDAGAIVTFEGTVRNDSDGVRVTALYYEAYKEMAEMQIADLIDEAKKKYNILDAAVCHRIGLVGLTEDSVVISVSSAHRSSAFEACRYIIDTIKERVPIWKRDILENGNGSWH; translated from the coding sequence TTGATAAACACGTACGTTGAGATAACAGAAAAAGATATTAACCCACTTGACTTGATAAACAGGGTAAGAAGGCCTGACGCAGGGGCAATAGTGACATTTGAAGGAACAGTTAGGAACGATTCAGATGGCGTTCGTGTTACCGCTTTGTATTATGAGGCATATAAGGAGATGGCAGAGATGCAGATAGCTGACCTCATTGATGAAGCTAAGAAAAAATACAATATTTTAGATGCAGCTGTATGCCACCGGATAGGACTTGTAGGTCTCACAGAAGATTCTGTGGTTATATCAGTAAGTTCAGCACACCGTTCCAGTGCATTTGAAGCCTGCAGGTACATAATAGACACTATAAAAGAAAGAGTACCTATATGGAAGAGAGATATACTTGAGAACGGAAACGGATCCTGGCATTGA
- a CDS encoding Mrp/NBP35 family ATP-binding protein yields MAKGTIKTNTPPPAPVVGPPGKSAKYRVKHTITVMSGKGGVGKSTVAVNLAVSLAKKGLKVGLIDADINGPDDPKLLGVEDLKLYADDDGIIPAETKYGVKVVSMGFLLPSQDTPVIWRGSLMHKAIQQFLEDVSWKDTDYVVLDMPPGTGDVALSVAQLVPESNGVVIVVTPQDVALLDAKKAINFARQLKLPIFGIIENMSGFVCPHCGNVTYIFKEGGGEKSAKEYNVPFLGKIPLVPEIADNGDKGIPAVEINDTIKSIFNDIADKILKQILGENVKTEA; encoded by the coding sequence ATGGCAAAGGGAACTATCAAAACAAACACACCACCGCCAGCACCAGTCGTAGGACCACCCGGCAAATCGGCAAAATACAGGGTTAAGCATACAATAACTGTGATGAGCGGCAAAGGTGGTGTGGGTAAATCTACAGTCGCAGTAAACTTAGCGGTTTCGTTAGCTAAGAAGGGACTTAAAGTTGGCTTAATAGATGCGGATATAAACGGACCAGATGATCCAAAACTGCTTGGAGTGGAAGATCTAAAGCTCTATGCTGATGATGATGGGATAATTCCAGCCGAAACAAAATACGGGGTAAAAGTAGTCTCAATGGGTTTTCTCCTTCCTTCACAGGATACTCCTGTAATATGGAGAGGATCCCTTATGCACAAGGCAATTCAGCAGTTCCTTGAAGACGTATCATGGAAAGATACGGATTATGTCGTACTAGATATGCCACCAGGTACAGGGGATGTCGCACTTAGTGTTGCACAGCTTGTCCCTGAGTCAAACGGAGTCGTAATAGTAGTGACGCCGCAGGATGTGGCCCTGCTTGACGCCAAGAAAGCGATTAACTTTGCTAGGCAGTTAAAGCTCCCAATATTTGGCATAATAGAAAACATGAGCGGTTTTGTCTGCCCACACTGTGGCAACGTAACGTACATATTTAAGGAGGGGGGAGGCGAAAAATCAGCAAAAGAATACAACGTTCCGTTCCTTGGCAAGATACCCCTAGTGCCAGAAATAGCAGATAACGGTGACAAAGGAATACCAGCAGTTGAAATAAATGATACAATAAAAAGTATATTTAACGATATCGCTGATAAGATACTGAAACAGATCCTCGGGGAAAACGTTAAAACCGAGGCATAA